Proteins from a genomic interval of Pseudomonas paeninsulae:
- a CDS encoding co-regulatory protein PtrA N-terminal domain-containing protein, translated as MNALKTLFVIGALTLSSLAMAEGGGDRTFSRMQQAEEDSTLVAQQQQKTATPVAETNVNNTDHTKC; from the coding sequence ATGAACGCTCTGAAAACGCTCTTCGTCATCGGTGCCCTGACTCTTTCCTCCCTGGCCATGGCCGAGGGTGGTGGCGACCGTACCTTCTCCCGCATGCAACAGGCTGAAGAAGACTCCACGCTGGTCGCCCAGCAGCAGCAGAAGACGGCAACACCAGTGGCCGAAACCAATGTGAACAACACCGATCACACGAAATGCTGA
- the bufA2 gene encoding BufA2 family periplasmic bufferin-type metallophore gives MSSKSNAVTGAALALVAASLFASLPVQAAQDAQTAEVQCFGVNGCKGQNDCMTAQNACKGQGECKGQGFKLMTQAKCDEAGGKTSE, from the coding sequence ATGTCGAGCAAATCTAACGCAGTTACCGGTGCAGCATTGGCACTGGTTGCCGCCAGCCTTTTTGCCAGCCTCCCGGTGCAAGCGGCTCAGGATGCGCAAACCGCTGAAGTGCAGTGTTTCGGTGTCAACGGCTGCAAAGGCCAGAACGACTGCATGACCGCCCAGAATGCCTGCAAGGGTCAGGGCGAATGCAAAGGTCAAGGCTTCAAGCTAATGACCCAGGCTAAGTGCGATGAGGCGGGGGGCAAGACCAGCGAGTAA
- a CDS encoding heavy-metal-associated domain-containing protein, whose amino-acid sequence MFVLEVAGMGCGSCVSKITKAIQTLDSQAKVEVDRAAGKVRVESDEHQEDIRSLIEELGYPTKIGT is encoded by the coding sequence ATGTTCGTTTTGGAAGTTGCAGGAATGGGGTGTGGCAGTTGCGTCAGCAAGATCACCAAGGCCATCCAGACCTTGGATAGCCAGGCAAAAGTCGAAGTCGATCGAGCGGCTGGCAAGGTTCGGGTTGAGAGCGATGAACATCAGGAGGACATACGCTCGCTGATTGAAGAGCTGGGCTATCCCACCAAGATCGGCACCTGA